Genomic window (Dasypus novemcinctus isolate mDasNov1 chromosome 10, mDasNov1.1.hap2, whole genome shotgun sequence):
ctctgttcctcaaCTTCCTGGGAGTTGTGGAGCACTGTCCTGCtctgctgacctccaaagcagGTCCTTCTACAGCTTTTGGTGTTTCTCCTTCCTTTGTCTTTGTGAGAGGGCAAAGCCCCACCTACctagtctgatgccatcttcccacaattctcagTATTGTTTTTAATACCACATCTgttgtcttagtcagccaaagatgtgctgatgcaaagtaacagaaatctgctggcttttatagaaggtatttatttaggggtAGATGTTTACATTTTAGGAATAATGGCTGAGTGAGGACATGACAAATCTTatccctaaaaataaataatattggaCCAAATAATCAACAACCACTTAAAAACTCTGGAAATTGTCAAAAGGCAGATAACATATTGAAAAGCATTTATGAAAATCTACTGAACCTTAGTAATAATGGTGGATGTCTGTGGCATTTTAGCTGGGGCTGCTCCCATTCCCACCTCCCTACAGCATCACTGGGCAGAAGTTTACCTGAAAGGGTCAGACTGTGAGGACCAGCAACCTCACACCAACAGGGGATTGATTTTATTTGCAGCAGAGCATAAAATGTTCCATGCCCAGGTGTGGCAGttagatattatttatgaattccaaaaaatgatattgattatatttgtaaactgttctcttcccctgggtgtgataccccttaTTCTTAAAACACTCTTTTCCTATTTATTCTTGTTGTTACTCCTGCATTTCATTTAAGTTCTACTCAGAGTGATCTTCCCTGACTATCCTATGTAAAATAACCTTTGCTTATTTCCtaactctgctttatttttctccatactATTTTTAACTTCCtgacatttataaatatatgtgtttattttctgtctcccccAATGGAATGCAAACTTTTTGAGGGTAGAGACATTGTCACTGTTCAGCTCTGCATTTTTAGTACTTATTGCCATGCCTAGAAATAGTAGGCCCTCAATAGATATTTGTGAAAGAATTAATGTTAGCTACCTAATTTATTTTCAACTTGAGAGAAAAAAAGCATCCTCATAACCTTCTCTTGGTATTGTGAATTGTTACAGCATTTGGGGATGCTATTAGCTAGACCCTTCAATTGCATTTCTAGGCATTAACTACCTACAGAAATACAAGTCAGATATGCAAAGATATATGTATTGGAATGTTCACTgaataatgttttataattttcaaaaactaGAAACAGACTAAATAAGCAGTAATGAGGGAATGTTAAAATAAGGATTAAGGAAAACAAGGAATGTATTAAAAAGTATTGTTTAGGCATGTTAAGTAATGGGAAGAGGTTTATGAGAGTTGAGAAAAATGATTATGACAAAATAATATGAATATGATCACACAATTAGTTATAAACAAAactgtgtttctgtttttgtgtatattttgtttttgtgggaaggacagaaattatataaagggaaaattactttttattctttactttttgaaCTTTTTAATTTACAGTTTTTAGGTATTTAGTAAttttataaacaataaaaataaaaaaagggtaATATTATCATATTCCACTTTTATTCATTCTAAACATATTCTATCAATATATTTCATATCCTCATAAAGTATACTTAGTATAAACGAAAATCTCTTACTTCATCAGAGTAGATGAACACTTACCCTACCACTACAGATGAAGATTGAATGTACAAATGCAATAGAAAATTCCAGTGGATAGGAGAACATTAAAATACGTGAAACTTCCCTACCAactttctgaaacaaaaaatagggGGAAATCTTGCATTATCATATTTAATAAGTGAAAGCATATTCACTGAAGAAGCTCTTTTTATGAATCAAGGAAAAGATGGTAAATAGGAAGGGTAGATAAATctctttcaccattttattttcctagacATTTCCACTCCATTGCATTCTGTTTCATGTTTCCCAGTTTTCATTAATTCATCATCTGCAGCTTCCTTTGCTCTTCATTACTCATCAGTTTTGTACTTCTTCTTACAACTCTTAATTCTCATTATTTTCCTCACAGAGTCCCTGGCATATCTCACTATCTGATCTTTCAATCATTCATATTTGACTTTCTGTTTCTAATGATAAGATGGcatcaaaagatttttttaaatcaccaaaCACTCCTCATCTATTAAAACAGCTACTACTGATTAAAATTCTACTTAAATTTACATATATGGTGATAAAAATCTTACAGAAATTGCTGTAATATCATATGAAGGATGAGTAAATTCCCAAAGACTTCAGAGAACAGCATTACATTTGATGACAAAAGGTGACTCTGATTGATGGATGAGATAAATGGTACAGATCCCTTCTGTTGAAATTGGAAAGATATTCTCAATTATCATAAATGATTGGTGAGTTATATGATATTGGTGTACCTCTTCAAAATAAATGTGATCTTTGTGATGGTTGTGGAAAGACAAGAATTGCATTCAGCCCTAAGGGGAGAAACGTCATAATTTTCTctccttcaatttattttcttcctctatcTTCTTTGTTTGGTTCATTTAACATCTTTTATATGCAGGAAATTATTAAGTGGGAGGAACTAGATAGTGAGAATTCAATAACATAAAATTTCTGCTTTACTAACAGAGTTCATAAtcagaagaaaagacagaaaggcaGTATAAGATATTTATGATAAGGTCAAATAggtcaaaatgaataaaaacatgcTTCACTCTATGCCATTCATACCCAGGACCTTCATAAAGAGATAGGACCTTTGTAATAAGGGCAGGACTGAGAACAGTGAAGGAGGGATGCAGCATTCTAGACagccttacattttttatttacttgtttctcTGGAATCTATTATGTTCCCAAATAATTTAATAGCATAAATTAAAAGTTTGGTAATTGACATAAAACAGAACCAATCATAAAGCTAAACACATATAACATAGCAATTTAGGCAGTTTCAGAATGTGAGCAAAAAACTGAACACAAGAATGAACATGATATATTTTTGAGATAAGGAAAGAACAAGTTTAACTGAAGTATAGTGTTCATTTATGCATGATATTGAtaggtaaaaaaggaaaagactatAGAGGGTTTGAAAGGCCAATATAAAtacttttgatttaatttttttggcAGAAACACAATCATAATATATTAACTGTAAACTACTTGTGACCCCATAGCTGGCAAGAAGGTAAAAAGTCATTTTGCCTACATTCCCTTATGTGTATAAGTTGGTGTTATTCTCAGACAAATTCTCCCCTAGAAGTAGCAGGTTGGCTCCCAGAAAGGCTCATTTAGGAAAAGAGTAGAGATAGGGATTGTGTTTTTGACTTATGATTTGATCCTCTGGATCCAGCTTGAGTCAGTAAATCCCCTTTTTTGCTTAAGTAAATTCAGGTTGTATTTCCTGTTACAACCAAGAGAGCTCTAATTAAGACATATTAAATAAAGAATGAACAGTACTTGGTAATTTGAAAGACAATGGAAAGAGAGGGGTTAAGGATTATATCAAGGTTTTGTGCTAGGAGACTGAAAGAAAGGAATTTACCCTTACATTACTTTTGAGGTGGTAAGTAATTTCCATTTAATATCTGTTGAATCACAGATGACAGAAGCATATTTAAGGAGGAGAATCAAGCTTGCCAGGAAAGCAATAGGGGAGGAGTTTgggagagagaacagagcagttaaCTAAGAGGCATACATTagcattttctccattttatagatcaggaaattaaggaagaaaaagttAAGAAATTTGTCCAAGAGAGTGAGTACTGGGGACAGTATTTGAATAAAAGTCAGTCTGATCTGAACTTAACCATTCTACAACACAAGAAACATATTTCAGAGGCATTAATTTGGGAGTAGGTAAACCTACCTGGGAACAATGATATAATAATTTGATGAGTTCAAGAATTTAGGCATGTCACTTTATGTTAGAAAAGTTGGCATATGAAAAATCTTGTCAAATGTTGGTTGCCTTAgtaaatggaggaatatattCTATAGTACCACTACGAAAAGATGGTGGATTAGGGAAGTAGGTCTAATATACTAATTCATTTCTTGTAACTATTACAGCAAATAAAGTGAAAACTTGTGAGTTTGGGAGATTGTGAAACTGGTGATTAATACTGAGTTCAGATTAGATAAATAGTCTTCAATCGTTTATAAAACTGATTGCAAAGGTGAGTCTTGGCAATTTTACCATCTTATCTTAAACTAATGACAGCAAGCTCATGAATAAGAGCAGTGAGGTAAAACATCTTGAAATATTCCTCCAATTTATTCTCTGCTTCTATATTAGTATTGAAAAGTTCTAGACTGAATCTCCAGGGCAACCAGagaattttcttataattttcaggaaaaatttggtacataattaatataataaatacatCATTATTCATATACAGAATGTATTTTGAGGTATTAAATgcattttctatcattttctaCTGTCCTCTGGCTTCGGTCTCAAATCCTGAATTCCTTCCACTAATGTTCCCCTTTATAATATACTGCAGGTATAGGGAGGTAGTGTGTAGGGGAAGCACAGGAGGTTTATTCTTCACCTGCAAAGACTCCTCTACTCAGTTCTGaaattgctgttttgttttgttgatccATAACAAAGAGTAGCTCTACTCCAATAATTCCTCCTTTTAAATGGAAGACTTTTATAAGCATTGCTAAAGTTTTTTGTAGCATGAATATTCTGTGGTTTTGAATTTTAAAGCCAACACAACTGAAGTAAATCTATTGTGTTATCAGCAAAGATACTCCCATTTACTGGAGATTGTTActatcttaaaaagaaatgcaCTTATTTCTGTGGATATTCAGTTAAATGGAAGACAGGTATATGTATGGTAAACATCTGTGGACTTAAAATTCATGCGAGACACAAAGATAGAATTTATGAAATCTCTGTGTTAAAGTGACAATTAGTAGGTGTTTACAACTCGAACTTTATGTGTCAAAGGCAGAATTCTAATTGACTTTTGGAGTGGTTTTATGGTTCAAGgttatacttttcattttttgagGGAATTAGTGAACCCATGCCAAATGCCATATACACATTTGGCTAAAGCCTTGAAATTTTTTtgcttgctttattttatttgggtAAGTCAAAGATTCAAACATCCAATTAATATttacaaaaaagaattatttttgaaTTAAATTCTTCAATCAAGAGCTCACCACTAAATCAAAGATTTCCCAAGAACCAATTTAAGCCTCATTTACCTCCTCAGGCTTCAAAACCATTGAATCACTTTGAAATGAAGATGTTCATACAGAATTGGTTACTTACCGCTTGTCCATAATTCCTGTATGACAGAGATTTAAAGTGAGATAACTCCATTATTGTTAGAACTAATGCAACAATTGAAGCAATTATGCAAATGATGTTCACAACCAAAGTACTTGTAACCTGAAAAGAAGACATAGGGTAAATGTATTATATTCAGAATAAACACTTTGGTTAAATAGTTTGTACTGCTGGAAAAAAAGTCATCTAGTTAAAACTTTGATCTTGTTTCTTAAGTTTAAGAAGTGCTAATATGTTTGCCATTCGAGTAAAATATATTTCTGGTTTACACAAAAAAACCCAGTTGGATGGACAACAATTGAAATACAATCAGATCACTGTTATGTCCAtccagtggtgcagtgatgctactgGGCTGGGCAGTGCTAGTCTGTGAGGGGGGGTAGGGTGGGAAGTGTGGAttagactgtccatggaactgaggggagggtTGGGAGAGAAATcggatgaactctggggattttcaggtatgtggttgaaactacaacatcAGGAATGTTCCTTTGGCAAATATGTCAGGGGAGGGCTCCTGGCTTAAGGTTTTGGATTTGGGGTCATGTGGGACAGTGCGCACCTAAGGCAGGCTTATAGGGAGTGTGTAGTGTTTattttgtcatagtatgttgTATCAGggggtggagattcacataaagagcaggaaggtgttggactcccattctACGGAGTCCAGCTATGACTTCAAATAGGAGGGCAGGAGTCTTTTGAGagcataagcagtgcctaataggggaggacaggccagtatgtcaagcactcaatgttgttgcaagtaattaTGCATCTGGTACTTCAATGAGTTAATCTTACAGTTTCCATGGGtccagaggggagagagagggaggaatagaatagttgtaacacaggacatttttagggtgatggaattgttctacatgatcttgcaaggaTAGATACAGACCATGTCAagcttcatcaaaatctataaaagtgtacggtcctaaacataaaccacaatgtaaatcattgatcatggttagtagcgatgcttcaatatttgtacatcagttgtaacaaatgcactatcccacatgtaaaatattattaattggggaaagggaaaagggagaggatattgggtatacaggaataacctatattctatatgtgatttttctgtaacctaaagcttctttgaagacaaaatgaaaaaaaaaaaagacatgggcaaatagatggaagcaaatgccactgtatatacaagacaacaggtcttacagtaatgaaagacataatatcaaaaaaaatttttaattttaaatattttattttattgttatttcaaactttaaaaaatttttgtattctatttatttttaaactatcattattatatcattttcctattatatttggttattttgttggcttcaattttgaagaagttttggatcacagaagggttacaactgtagcaagggaggatcattggtgcagggtgtcagagatgggggatgcatgggaggaggttcagcTGAGGCATACCTATAagtgtgttcaagtgttcatggggcattgtcatagtgggtggagattcacacaataatgaaagaaataatgaattcccatcctggagagctctgtcacattctctaatgggacagcaagaatcccctgagtataggggcagtgactagtgaaggaagatggaccactgatgggcccttgattgtGACGACTGCACTTAGGagtctttacttttaaaattgaaccttagcctagtattatagggtacctaagcattacctcctgagagcctccttgttgcttaaatgtggcctctctctaagccaaactcagcacacaaatacattacctttcccccagcatgggatatggctccaggggatgaacctccctggttctgagggattactaccaagcaccaactagcaatgcaactggaaaaagaccttgacaaaaaggtggaaagggtaaagacaaaggaatttatatggctaagagacttcaaagtgagtcaggaggtcatttcagaggtcacgcttatgcacatctcagcagtaactcattgactgccaaagtaaatactacttcaaatagcaggtctcctgaggactctgaagacatccagacattataggcagggcagacagctcaggagtttggtgccttgccagaggaccctacttaggaatttatgctccctagtgtgacagagttggactcagttgtgttttccctacacatggctcttctgcccctctatttgaatctatagttagtttcagAGTTGATAGATGTTTTAGGCTGTTcagtgccagttgggccctgaatctcaacagacttgcaacacctactctccagttcattggattcaccctgGGCAaataacaagaagatgatgattgACAGTGACCAGCTCAAAGATCAGagagagtctgaaactgcaagcaagaatgtcccatccatctgccccatgggatcagccccctttcaattagacatggagtgggcatcaccatcacagaatcctcagaattatggaatggatgatggactaaagtagacttacagttgttctactgtagacttgtgatACTAGCAAAAGAAGAATTTTtgtcatggatgtggaggcagtggcccctggaggttctgaggggagggaaaaggaaaaatcagggtaatttggggcatttttgggacttgggaattattttGAATGActttgtaatgacagatacaggccactgtatatgTTCTAATAACTTGTAAAAATGtgtaggacagagtgtaaactacaatgtaaactataattcacccttagtggcaatacttccaagatgtgttcatcaattgtggtaaatgtaccacactaatgaaggatgttgttgatgtgggaaaatgtcaagggctagggagtggggtatatgggaatcctctatattttttgtgtaacatttatataatctgttgctttaaaaaataaaaaaaaggtatattaaaaatgaaaaatacaacagATCAATAAACATCAATCTTCCATTTGGGctaaaaaatattgtattttacaGTATTCTGAGGCATTTAGAAGAAAATCTACAAGATATGATTTTAACAGAAGCATTCTACAgcaaaaaaagatggaaaatccCTGCTTGTGGAAATAAAACCAAATGGAAGTCAAAGAGGTTTAGTTGCAGATTTTCATGATCTAGGGAAATCCAACAATATATCTGGACATCAGGTTTTGCTGTAAATTATTAGATTAGACTAATTAATTTCTATGATGTCTCTTAGTTCTAAAactcaaatttctttctttcc
Coding sequences:
- the LOC101421980 gene encoding membrane-spanning 4-domains subfamily A member 13-like isoform X2 → MAPNENSKLSTADGLVLGFIISGFFIIRVTRHPTQCMVTSTLVVNIICIIASIVALVLTIMELSHFKSLSYRNYGQAKVGREVSRILMFSYPLEFSIAFVHSIFICSGRGQSTEENLSEEAESSF